A region of Campylobacter armoricus DNA encodes the following proteins:
- the rplF gene encoding 50S ribosomal protein L6 produces MSRIGKQPVAIPNGVEVKLEGNLLKFKKGNLAKELDTKANVNVEIKEGQILFSPKGEDRQSRAYWGTYRALTQNIVIGLTEGFSKTLEINGVGYKAALKGKVLELALGFSHPINYAIPEGIEIVVDKNNIIIKGSDKQVVGQVAAQIREFRPPEPYKGKGVKYSTERIIRKAGKTSKK; encoded by the coding sequence ATGTCTCGTATAGGTAAACAACCAGTTGCTATTCCAAATGGAGTAGAAGTAAAATTAGAAGGTAATTTGCTAAAATTTAAAAAAGGAAATTTAGCAAAAGAGCTTGATACAAAAGCAAATGTTAATGTTGAGATTAAAGAAGGACAAATTCTTTTTTCTCCTAAAGGTGAAGATAGACAAAGTAGAGCTTATTGGGGAACATATAGAGCTTTAACTCAAAATATTGTTATCGGTTTAACTGAAGGTTTTAGTAAAACTTTAGAAATCAATGGTGTTGGTTATAAAGCTGCACTAAAAGGTAAAGTTCTTGAACTTGCTTTAGGTTTTTCTCATCCTATCAACTATGCTATTCCAGAAGGTATAGAAATAGTTGTTGATAAAAATAATATCATTATTAAAGGTAGTGATAAACAAGTTGTAGGTCAAGTTGCTGCTCAAATTCGTGAATTTAGACCACCTGAACCTTATAAAGGAAAAGGTGTTAAATATTCTACAGAGCGTATTATCCGCAAAGCTGGTAAAACATCTAAGAAGTAA
- a CDS encoding type Z 30S ribosomal protein S14 — translation MAKKSMIAKAARKPKFSVRGYTRCQICGRPHSVYRDFGICRVCLRKMANEGLIPGLKKASW, via the coding sequence ATGGCTAAAAAATCAATGATTGCAAAAGCTGCCCGCAAACCTAAATTTAGTGTTAGAGGGTATACTAGATGCCAAATTTGTGGAAGACCACATTCAGTTTATAGAGATTTTGGAATTTGTAGAGTTTGTCTTAGAAAAATGGCAAATGAAGGTTTAATTCCTGGTCTTAAAAAAGCAAGTTGGTAA
- a CDS encoding ribonuclease HII → MALVGVDEAGRGALAGDMHISACKLFKNIDGLADSKKLSAKKREMLYEQIIANSKFLTLAFSPLQIDTLGLSKCLQLGLKIIQKHFSQDEILYDGNLNYGILGIKTMIKADTKVQEVSAASILAKVSRDQKMCFLSKTYTNYEFDKHKGYGTKTHIEKIKAFGYSPLHRKSFVLKSFEKNLFSI, encoded by the coding sequence GTGGCCTTAGTTGGAGTAGATGAAGCAGGACGCGGAGCTTTAGCTGGAGATATGCATATAAGTGCTTGTAAGCTTTTTAAAAATATAGATGGTTTAGCTGATTCTAAAAAATTAAGTGCAAAAAAAAGAGAAATGTTATATGAGCAAATCATTGCTAATTCAAAATTTCTAACCCTCGCTTTTTCACCTTTGCAAATAGATACTTTAGGGCTTAGTAAATGTTTGCAATTGGGATTAAAAATAATCCAAAAGCACTTTAGTCAAGATGAGATTTTGTATGATGGAAATTTAAATTATGGAATTTTAGGTATTAAAACCATGATTAAAGCTGATACAAAAGTACAAGAGGTTTCGGCTGCTAGTATTTTAGCAAAAGTTAGTCGTGATCAAAAAATGTGTTTTTTGTCCAAAACATACACTAATTATGAGTTTGATAAACACAAAGGTTATGGAACAAAAACCCATATAGAAAAAATTAAAGCTTTTGGATATTCACCTTTGCATAGAAA
- the secY gene encoding preprotein translocase subunit SecY produces the protein MNKTLTNKILITLAFLFAYRILAYVPVPGVNVSVIKEFFDSNASNALGLFNMFSGGAAERLSIISLGIMPYITASIIMELLAATFPNIGKMKKERDGMQKYMQIIRYATIVITLIQSIGVSIGLQSLHGKAGQSAIMIDMNTFIALSAVSMLAGTMLLMWIGEQITQRGIGNGISLIIFGGIVSTIPSAISGTVNLVNTGEMNFLTIIAILVVILLTIWAIIVVELGERRIPISYSRKVIMQNQNKRIMNYIPIKINLSGVIPPIFASAILMFPSTILQTSTNEYVLKIYDFLNPNGFFFHLLTFLLVIFFAYFYASIVFNAKDIAENLKRQGGFIPGIRPGEGTANYLNEVASRLTLSGSIYLGLVATLPWLIVKMFGVPFYFGGTSVLIVVQVALDTMRKIEAQIYMNKYQTLSAVGL, from the coding sequence ATGAATAAAACATTGACAAATAAAATTCTCATCACATTAGCTTTTTTATTTGCTTATAGAATATTAGCTTATGTTCCAGTTCCGGGGGTTAATGTCAGTGTTATCAAGGAATTTTTTGATTCTAATGCATCTAATGCATTAGGCTTGTTTAATATGTTTAGTGGAGGTGCTGCTGAAAGACTCAGTATCATCTCTCTAGGCATTATGCCTTATATTACTGCTTCGATTATTATGGAGCTTTTAGCGGCAACTTTTCCTAATATAGGCAAAATGAAAAAAGAACGCGATGGTATGCAAAAATATATGCAAATCATTCGTTATGCTACTATAGTAATTACTTTGATACAAAGTATAGGCGTTTCTATAGGATTACAAAGTCTTCATGGAAAAGCTGGACAATCTGCAATTATGATTGATATGAATACTTTTATTGCACTTTCTGCTGTTTCTATGCTTGCTGGAACTATGCTTTTAATGTGGATAGGTGAGCAAATCACTCAACGCGGTATAGGAAATGGTATTTCGTTAATTATTTTTGGTGGTATTGTTTCTACAATTCCGAGTGCGATAAGTGGAACAGTAAATTTGGTAAATACAGGTGAGATGAATTTCTTGACTATCATTGCCATTTTAGTTGTAATTTTACTTACTATTTGGGCTATTATAGTGGTAGAGCTTGGAGAAAGAAGAATTCCTATTTCTTATTCAAGAAAAGTAATTATGCAAAATCAAAATAAGCGTATTATGAATTACATACCTATTAAGATTAATTTAAGCGGAGTAATTCCTCCTATTTTTGCAAGTGCTATTTTGATGTTTCCAAGTACTATTTTGCAAACAAGTACAAATGAGTATGTGTTAAAAATTTATGATTTTTTAAATCCAAATGGGTTTTTCTTTCATCTTTTAACTTTTTTACTTGTTATTTTCTTTGCGTATTTTTATGCATCAATTGTATTTAATGCAAAAGATATAGCCGAAAATTTAAAAAGACAAGGTGGTTTTATACCTGGTATTAGACCAGGTGAGGGAACTGCAAATTATCTTAATGAAGTAGCGTCAAGACTTACTCTTTCAGGCTCGATTTATTTAGGGCTTGTGGCTACATTACCATGGCTTATTGTTAAAATGTTTGGTGTGCCTTTTTATTTTGGTGGAACTTCTGTTTTGATTGTAGTTCAAGTAGCACTTGATACAATGAGAAAAATCGAAGCTCAAATTTATATGAACAAATACCAAACTTTAAGTGCAGTAGGTTTATAA
- the rpsH gene encoding 30S ribosomal protein S8 encodes MINDLISDSLTRIRNAGMRRLETTQLLHSKVIEALLGIFQTKGYIESFNVIEENKKKFINVVLKYDEKGKSVINEVKRISKPGRRVYKGKEEIKRFKNGYGTIVVSTSKGVLANDEAYKAGVGGEVLCTIW; translated from the coding sequence ATGATAAATGATTTAATTTCAGATTCACTAACAAGAATTAGAAATGCAGGAATGAGAAGGCTAGAAACTACTCAACTTTTGCATTCTAAAGTTATCGAAGCTTTGCTTGGAATTTTCCAAACTAAAGGCTATATTGAGAGTTTTAATGTTATTGAAGAAAATAAAAAGAAATTCATCAATGTAGTTTTAAAATATGATGAAAAAGGTAAAAGTGTGATTAACGAAGTTAAGCGCATTTCTAAGCCTGGTCGTCGTGTTTATAAAGGTAAAGAAGAGATCAAAAGATTTAAAAATGGTTATGGTACTATTGTGGTAAGCACTTCAAAAGGTGTTTTGGCCAACGATGAAGCTTATAAAGCAGGAGTTGGTGGCGAAGTTTTATGTACCATTTGGTAA
- a CDS encoding type II asparaginase: protein MCAAMALSLGAGILEAKPKVAILATGGTIAGSIDSSIATTGYTAGVLGVDTLIKAVPQIQDLAVISGDQIANIDSKDMTNEIWLKLAKEVNRLLKSDVDGVVITHGTDTMEETAYFLNLTVKSDKPVVLVGAMRPSTAISADGPKNLYNAVALAANPQAKNKGVMVAMNDRIQSARGVVKTHSLNVNAFSSPDMGDMGYIVDGKVFFYNTNTKLHTKKSPFDVSKLKELPKVDILYSYANDGSGVAAKALFENGTKGIVVAGTGAGSIHDYQKDVLKELLKKGLNVAVSSRVVAGRVAVSDTDAKLGFIDTGDMSPQKARVLLMLALTKTNDPKKIQEYFLKY, encoded by the coding sequence ATGTGTGCAGCTATGGCACTAAGTTTAGGAGCAGGAATTTTGGAAGCAAAACCAAAAGTTGCGATTTTAGCTACAGGTGGAACCATTGCTGGTTCTATTGATAGTTCTATTGCTACTACTGGTTACACAGCAGGAGTTTTAGGAGTTGATACTTTGATTAAAGCAGTGCCTCAAATTCAAGATTTGGCAGTAATTAGTGGAGATCAAATCGCAAATATTGATAGCAAGGATATGACAAATGAAATTTGGCTAAAACTTGCTAAAGAAGTTAATAGGCTTTTAAAATCTGATGTAGATGGAGTTGTAATTACTCATGGAACTGATACTATGGAAGAAACTGCATATTTTTTAAATTTAACCGTGAAAAGTGATAAGCCTGTTGTTTTAGTAGGTGCAATGCGTCCATCAACCGCTATTAGTGCAGATGGTCCTAAAAATCTTTACAATGCAGTAGCTCTAGCAGCAAATCCGCAAGCAAAAAATAAAGGTGTAATGGTTGCTATGAATGATAGAATTCAAAGTGCTAGAGGTGTAGTAAAAACTCATAGTTTAAATGTAAATGCATTTAGTTCGCCTGATATGGGAGATATGGGTTATATAGTAGATGGAAAAGTATTTTTCTATAATACTAATACAAAATTACATACTAAAAAATCTCCATTTGATGTAAGCAAATTAAAAGAATTACCAAAAGTAGATATTCTTTATAGTTATGCAAATGATGGTAGCGGAGTTGCAGCAAAAGCTTTGTTTGAAAATGGAACTAAAGGTATAGTAGTAGCTGGAACAGGTGCTGGTAGTATTCATGATTATCAAAAAGATGTATTAAAAGAATTACTTAAAAAAGGTCTTAATGTAGCGGTAAGCTCTCGTGTGGTTGCAGGTAGAGTTGCGGTGAGTGATACTGATGCAAAACTTGGTTTTATTGATACAGGCGATATGAGTCCTCAAAAAGCTAGAGTATTATTAATGCTTGCTTTAACTAAAACAAATGATCCTAAAAAAATCCAAGAATATTTCTTAAAATATTAA
- a CDS encoding ferritin family protein has translation MRQYESYKCQKCGNEVEVQNVGSGKLSCCGQEMECITTDLTAVNLMKAFAGESMARNKYDLFADIAQEEGWHAVAKHFREAAENEKWHARAQFKAYHEIVDGKALEETAKNLICAADGENYEHTIMYPNFAKIAEDEGKRNIARLFTAIGKVEIEHEREYLALKKMLEEEDFFNSEIEELWVCEVCGHIHRGKKAPNACPLCKAPKEYFKREFLG, from the coding sequence ATGAGACAATACGAAAGCTATAAATGCCAAAAATGTGGCAATGAAGTAGAAGTTCAAAATGTTGGTAGCGGAAAATTAAGTTGCTGTGGGCAAGAAATGGAATGCATTACTACTGATTTAACCGCGGTAAATTTGATGAAAGCTTTCGCTGGTGAATCTATGGCTAGAAATAAATATGATTTATTTGCAGATATCGCCCAAGAAGAAGGTTGGCATGCTGTTGCAAAACATTTTAGAGAAGCTGCTGAAAATGAAAAATGGCATGCAAGAGCACAATTTAAAGCTTATCATGAAATAGTAGATGGCAAAGCTTTAGAAGAAACTGCAAAAAATTTAATCTGTGCAGCAGATGGTGAAAATTACGAACATACTATTATGTATCCAAATTTTGCAAAAATTGCAGAAGATGAGGGTAAAAGAAATATAGCAAGATTATTTACAGCTATTGGTAAAGTTGAAATTGAACATGAAAGAGAATATCTTGCTCTTAAAAAAATGCTTGAAGAAGAAGATTTCTTTAATTCAGAAATAGAAGAATTATGGGTTTGTGAAGTTTGTGGGCATATTCATAGAGGAAAAAAAGCTCCAAATGCCTGTCCTTTATGCAAAGCTCCAAAAGAATACTTCAAACGCGAATTTTTAGGATAA
- a CDS encoding DNA-deoxyinosine glycosylase, with product MQILTHPFEPFFDIKSRILILGSFPSIKSREENFYYQHSKNRFWRIFEILFECELKTIQEQKAFLKANHIALWDVIASCKIKNSDDKTISYAKANDISIILDNANIEKICVLGKIASKYFIKFYPDKKFFELPSSSPANMRYSLKNLVEKYSIIKEK from the coding sequence ATGCAAATTTTAACCCATCCTTTTGAACCTTTTTTTGATATAAAATCTAGAATTTTGATTTTAGGTTCCTTTCCTTCTATTAAATCAAGAGAAGAAAATTTTTATTATCAGCATAGTAAAAACCGCTTTTGGCGGATTTTTGAAATTTTATTTGAATGTGAGTTAAAAACTATACAAGAACAAAAAGCTTTTTTAAAAGCAAATCACATAGCACTTTGGGATGTTATAGCAAGTTGTAAGATAAAAAATTCAGATGATAAAACCATCTCTTATGCAAAAGCAAATGATATAAGTATTATTTTAGATAATGCAAATATAGAAAAAATTTGCGTTTTAGGCAAAATTGCTAGTAAATATTTTATCAAATTTTACCCCGATAAAAAGTTTTTTGAGCTTCCATCGAGTTCGCCTGCAAATATGAGGTATTCTTTAAAAAACTTAGTAGAAAAATATAGCATTATAAAGGAAAAGTAG
- the murI gene encoding glutamate racemase yields MRLGVFDSGVGGLSVLKSLLHAKLFKEYIYYGDTARVPYGVKDKETIIKFSLEALDFFKEKKVDMLIIACNTVSAYALEILKKQAPFPVLGVIEAGVLAVKNTLKNKNSKILVIATKATVDSHAYKQALLKEDFLQVEEKATGLFVPMVEEGIFKGSFLNSAFEYYFNDLDFNPDALILACTHFPLIADSLGEYFGENTKLIHSGEAIALQLQQEFKLMSIQEEASVKFYASSDVKNLKKIAKLWL; encoded by the coding sequence ATGAGACTAGGCGTTTTTGATAGCGGTGTAGGTGGGCTTAGTGTTTTAAAATCTTTACTTCATGCAAAGCTTTTTAAAGAATATATTTATTATGGGGATACTGCAAGGGTTCCTTATGGGGTTAAGGATAAAGAGACTATTATAAAATTTTCCCTAGAAGCTTTAGATTTTTTCAAAGAAAAAAAAGTAGATATGCTTATTATAGCATGCAATACAGTTAGTGCATATGCTTTAGAAATTTTAAAAAAACAAGCACCTTTTCCTGTCCTTGGGGTTATAGAAGCAGGAGTTTTAGCTGTAAAAAATACTTTAAAAAATAAAAACTCTAAAATTTTGGTTATTGCTACAAAAGCTACGGTTGATTCCCATGCTTATAAACAAGCCTTATTAAAAGAAGATTTTTTACAAGTAGAAGAAAAAGCAACAGGATTATTTGTACCTATGGTTGAGGAAGGTATATTTAAAGGATCTTTTTTAAATTCTGCTTTTGAGTATTATTTTAACGATCTTGATTTTAACCCTGATGCTTTAATTTTAGCTTGTACGCATTTCCCTTTAATTGCAGACTCTTTAGGAGAATATTTTGGAGAAAATACAAAATTAATTCATTCAGGTGAAGCTATAGCTTTGCAATTGCAGCAAGAATTTAAATTAATGTCAATCCAAGAAGAAGCTAGTGTAAAATTTTATGCATCGAGTGATGTAAAAAATTTAAAAAAAATTGCAAAATTATGGCTTTAA
- the rplO gene encoding 50S ribosomal protein L15 yields MNLTKAPGSTHKTKRIGRGQGSGMGKTSTKGGKGQTARKGYNEKRGFEGGQQPLQRRLPKVGFTSKFEKPYVINVEKITAIKELSEITFETINSVHKLSKNINKIKLIGASAKNLASKIKDEKITFSGQK; encoded by the coding sequence ATGAATTTAACAAAAGCACCAGGTTCAACACACAAGACTAAAAGAATAGGTCGTGGTCAAGGTAGTGGTATGGGTAAAACTTCTACTAAAGGTGGAAAAGGACAAACTGCTAGAAAAGGTTATAATGAAAAAAGAGGTTTTGAAGGAGGTCAGCAACCGCTTCAAAGAAGATTACCAAAAGTAGGTTTTACTTCTAAATTTGAAAAACCTTATGTGATTAATGTTGAAAAAATCACAGCTATCAAAGAGCTTAGTGAGATTACATTTGAAACTATCAATAGTGTTCATAAGCTTTCAAAAAATATAAATAAAATTAAGCTCATTGGGGCAAGTGCTAAAAATCTTGCTAGTAAAATTAAAGATGAGAAGATTACTTTTAGCGGACAAAAATAA
- the rplE gene encoding 50S ribosomal protein L5 — MMRLKEKYDQSIKAALVKEFDIKNPMLIPFIEKVVISVGAGEMAKDQKVLQNVADTISLIAGQKAVITKAKKSVAGFKVREGFPVGVMVTLRKNNMYAFLDKLITIALPRVKDFRGLPKDGFDGRGNYNFGLDEQLMFPEVEYDKILRTHGMNISIVTTAKSDKEAQKLLELFGVPFAKGK, encoded by the coding sequence ATGATGAGATTGAAAGAAAAATACGATCAAAGCATCAAAGCTGCTTTAGTAAAAGAATTTGATATTAAAAATCCTATGCTTATACCTTTTATAGAAAAAGTTGTTATAAGTGTTGGAGCTGGTGAAATGGCTAAAGATCAAAAAGTATTGCAAAATGTTGCAGATACTATTTCTTTAATTGCTGGACAAAAAGCAGTTATTACAAAAGCTAAAAAATCAGTTGCTGGTTTTAAAGTAAGAGAAGGCTTTCCGGTTGGAGTTATGGTAACTTTAAGAAAAAACAATATGTATGCTTTCTTAGATAAACTTATAACCATAGCTTTACCAAGAGTTAAAGATTTTAGAGGTCTTCCAAAAGATGGATTTGATGGAAGAGGAAATTATAATTTCGGTTTAGATGAGCAGTTAATGTTCCCAGAAGTTGAATATGATAAAATTTTAAGAACTCATGGTATGAACATTTCTATCGTAACAACAGCAAAATCAGATAAAGAGGCACAAAAATTATTAGAATTATTTGGTGTGCCATTTGCAAAAGGAAAGTAA
- the rplR gene encoding 50S ribosomal protein L18, protein MRANVLKRKISLRIKRKKRIRAKISGTQALPRVSVFKSNRTLYIQAIDDVKAVTLAAVDGRKIGVKANKEGAKKIAAEFAKVLKAKNIEEAVFDRNGYLYHGVIATLAQALRENGIKL, encoded by the coding sequence ATGAGAGCAAATGTATTAAAAAGAAAAATATCTTTAAGAATAAAAAGAAAAAAAAGAATTAGAGCAAAAATTTCAGGAACACAAGCTCTTCCAAGAGTTTCTGTTTTTAAATCAAATAGAACTTTATATATCCAAGCTATCGATGATGTTAAAGCGGTAACTTTAGCAGCAGTTGATGGAAGAAAAATTGGTGTTAAAGCAAATAAAGAAGGTGCTAAAAAAATAGCAGCTGAATTTGCAAAAGTTTTAAAAGCTAAAAATATAGAAGAAGCAGTGTTTGATAGAAATGGTTATTTATACCATGGTGTGATTGCGACTTTAGCGCAAGCACTTAGAGAAAATGGAATCAAACTATAA
- the rpsE gene encoding 30S ribosomal protein S5, with product MEKYNREEFEEVIVDIGRVTKVVKGGRRFRFTALVIVGNRKGLVGVGYGKAKEVPDAIRKAVDDAFKNIVEVKTKGSTIPHDVEVKYNASRILLKPASEGTGVIAGGSTRPIVELAGIKDILTKSLGSNNSANVVRATIKALTMLKG from the coding sequence ATGGAAAAATATAATAGAGAAGAATTTGAAGAAGTAATCGTCGATATCGGCAGGGTTACTAAGGTTGTAAAAGGTGGTAGAAGATTTAGATTTACTGCTTTAGTTATTGTTGGAAATAGAAAAGGTTTAGTTGGTGTAGGATATGGAAAAGCTAAAGAAGTTCCAGATGCTATAAGAAAAGCAGTTGATGATGCTTTTAAAAATATCGTTGAAGTTAAAACAAAAGGTTCAACTATACCTCATGATGTGGAAGTAAAATATAATGCAAGTAGAATTTTACTTAAACCAGCAAGTGAAGGTACTGGAGTTATCGCAGGTGGTTCAACGCGTCCTATAGTAGAGCTTGCAGGTATTAAAGATATTTTAACTAAATCTTTAGGTTCAAATAATTCAGCAAATGTTGTGCGTGCTACTATCAAAGCACTTACAATGCTTAAAGGATAA